The genomic window TTAGGGAAAACTATCACCCGGTAAGAAAGGTGATAGGCCAATCTACTTGGGTTGTGTCTAGTTGTGATTGGCATTTGAATTTGTGCAATtctctcatgaatatgtatgaggtgtaataatttcgtctgtcgcacttcatggaacgatcggtcctcattatcaggtgatcagggatgcaagctgacctgatagaaaaagcctgaaaagtgcGTGAATCTGGGCCAAAAGccaaaaaacgggctgaaaaaaagaaaagtgcGGGAATTTGGACTTCATGAAAGCAGTAATTCCAgcaaaagcaggaaaacttgAATCCCTGGGTAATGCTGGGACTTTGGTTGTTTGTGGTTAGTCTGTTTCTAGCTCTTAGTCCATGACAGGAACCCAAATTCAATGTTATGTGaatgttgtttttcttttgatGTATCAACATGCATCATAAATCACTATATTCGCAAAACAATTTTTTACGATTGCAGGCGTGAACAAGGCCAGTGTGCGTACCCAGGAGTAAAAGGGGCCAATGTGGACCTTCTTGTTACCTTCCCCTCTTGACCCCTCTCCTGGAAATTTTTGGCTATACGCCGGATAATCCAAATTGTTTAGTATTCTTGTACCGCTGATTAGTGAATCAATCGATCCCAAGAGATACACGCATGAGAATTGTTAGTCACTTCTTAAGAAAAATATGTTCCTACGTCAAAGTATATGCAGGGACTAAAATTCAAAGCTGCTTAAATTTGGTTGAAACCAATTCCTCTGGTTACAAGGAATttaagaaaatatacagtttgatCTATCCACATCCATTCATTCTGGGCTCCACTTGGGTCAAAATAGAAAATGtcctccgattttgatgaaatgGTAAGATACCGGGTAAGTCGTACATAAGTCAAATTATATCTATGattctctctctatatatatttaAGTCCATATGAAACAATTAACCAAATTTGAGCAGCTTTGAATTTTGACACCCGGAACGTATTTTTCTTAAGAATTGACCCACAATTCTCATATGTATCTTCTTGAGATCGATTGATTCACTAATATGCATGCAGTACTACTTAGAATACTAAATGATTTGGGATATCCGGTCCAGGGACGTGGCGCAGACAGGATTTTTCAGGAGAGGGTTAGGGGTCAAGGGAAAGGTAACTTTCCAGGGGAGCGCTGCATTTATAATAGTTTCAGAAAGTGGCAAAAAGTAAAGAAGAATAAGGACTACGTCGTCGCTCAGTTCGAAACTTGTCAAAACAACTTACCAGCAAGAAGTAAAGTGACTAGACTTCCAATACCACATAGCAATAAACACCATGCTGTCGCACCTGGTGCCTTGTCTTTAGACCCTGCTGCCATTGTACAAATGACCATAATTACAGCTCCTCCTATCCCCACTGTCATCCCAAACACCACCGACATTGCCATCAACCCTCCGTAGCTTGTCGTGAATGGTATGATAACGGTAGCAACACCATTGACCAAATAGCACGTTCCTGTTAGCATTGATTTAGAGACAATCTTTTTATCCACTAGGTATCCTACAAGAGGCGACAATCTGACAATGAAGATGGAAACGCCTAATGCCGACAATAGGAACGAAGAGTTTAGGTCCGAAATGCCGATACTCGCAGAATATGGAATAAGGTATACCGATATGCAGAAGATTCCCCCTTGCAAAAATCCATTTATGATAGCTTGAAATACAAATGGTATCCGGCGAAACAACGATAAATCAAAATTATCAGCTAACTCCTTTAAGAATACCCAGCAAGCGTTGAATCTCCTTTCCTCTGATTTGTAGTCAGTTTCTAGGCGGGAAAAATCTGTTTCTGGTGgtttcaactttaatttctcgTTACTTGACTTCGTTCTCCGATTTAGTTCATAATTTGATGGACGTAAAAGTGCGCCTAAAACACATATATTAGCCATTATGGCAGATATTAATTGTAAGGCACCGTCTGATCCATAATAAGTATTTAAAGTTTCCATGAAAGGCGGGAAAACGAAGAAACCTATTCCACCAGCGGCACTAGCTAACCCATTCGCAAATGCGTAGCGCTTATCAAAATAATACACAAAGTATATCATACTGGTCTGGAAAGAAATCCCCAAACCAAAACCTGTTGGAAAAAAAATGATGGACaatgttattgttttaaagagtGATCCTGCCTTACAATGTACTATGTATGTACGTATTCATAAACACATCCTTTCCGTCCCACCATATTAATTGCCCTTTCAATAGGGTTTATATAAACTGTATATAAACTGTCAAGGATAAtagaaatcaggatgtgacaattgCTTATTAGGACGTCTAGATACTTCTTATTTAAATGATGTCGCGAACTTGCTAGAGGGCGCGAATAATATCCACAGCACAATTAAATAGCTATTAAATGATCGGATTTCCAAAGTAGTACCATTCCGTTATCAAATAAATGTGGCGTTCAATTTATTGTGTGTACACTTCAAGTGTGTACGTGACTTTTTAGCATCTAAAGTGCCGAGCTCGGGCGAAATCTAGCTAATTCTGGTGGTGTCAAATTCTGCTGCATGATATAATTCTATTAGAAACATTGAATTCTAACAGATAGATGTGCAGCAGAGTTGCCCAACATTTGGTTCATTGGTGGGTAACTCTAACACTGTGGTCAATATTGGTattgaccaccccccccccctttggatgATCTTCAacatagggagtgtggatttcaaaaggaGTTACCTGTGGACGATTAAGTCTTCCGTAGGGGGTAGCTCAAAATTgtcacaacttaccaagtatgggcaTGATAATGTAGACTTGCCATAACTGCGTCACAAAGCTCAATGAAAATGTACATACAGCAATGATGATTCCAGCCCCTACCACGACAACTCTGTACGTCAAACGATGAGATAATGCAGATGCTACTGGAGCTGTGTAAATAAAGATACCGGTACATCTATAAGATTTATGTAGAGAGGAAATATATActgcagtgtcatcgccccgatatcttcactggcagaaatcgccatgatggtagaacgaatccacttgttcttcaacagccacgcatgtcagagcctggtacgtcatctcATTTAGACTGCCTCCATCAGTGGTATACACTGCACTATACAAACATGTAGTACCGTGTTATGTTCCGTGACTCCAGTGTTTTCGAATGAGGGCGGCTGTCATTTTCCTTTGtcctgcacatataaaatctgaatttttgtcagttttggatttcaaaacgcacgcatgtttgtcaatacgctggctaacgactatcatgttctttcaacacatatattcaagtacaagccttattggcttctttagaaagcaaaattacgggagatattcatcattttctaccccggtatccatctttatttatcgtctgaatatcaaatcgtgcataacagatacacgtgtattgatcccgggtattgatttagtttccctgccgtACAATATAACTATTTCCCAGGCGTTGTCGCTGTGTACTGCGCCATGGGAAAGGATTACAATTtgatagtcatgatagtgtgCGCGATTTTGTCTTGATACCACAATTTTTCGCAACGGTTGTGATTTTTTTGCAATGCGTTATAAACAACCTGACAACGAAGTCAATGTTTATATAGACTTCCGTGGTTATGGACCTTATTGGCTTGAGATAAAcgttaaggggctggcattttcttcagaaggggagggggtcccaaatatacagatacaagggggtcatacattttttagaccaaaaaagttttttaacacccaaaataggggggggggtatagaattattaagagTTGGTGAATCAACATTCTCGCACGCTctgcgcgcattctttaacttgaCAATTACAATCTTTCGTATTAAATGTAATGCAAAATTTGCAGCGCGCCTTCTTTATACTTACAATCAAAATTTGAACGCACTCCGCACACTTTCTTCACTGTacgcctttgttccggcaatgaataatttgtcttgagtttgTTTAGGCAGAAGGGGGGGGGTTACAAAAATTTCGACCCAAGATAAGGGGGGGTtgtaaaaattgactccggtcaccgatatatttgggaccccccattccgaagaaaatgtCAGCCCCCTTAGGCATTACACGTACACAATCCACCTTCGTCAGAATCCCGCCGAAAGGCTTATGGTTATGGCATGGGCACATGTCGCAAGCCATTGGGGTCATTACGTATTgtgacaacgcgttgctttcaataGCAACGCATTGCTTTCAAGAAAGCAATGCATGTAAAATAATGCGTTGTAGTTTCTATACTGTGAGGTCCAAAGCAACGCGTTAATTTCGTAATGACCTCACTGAATGGAAATAAAAACGCATTGCTTTCTTGAAAGCAAAACGTTGCTTTAGAAAGCAACGAGTTGTCGCAATAataaaggaatcggatagcaacgtttgcacagtatttttgtgggacacgagagcatatcagacatcgaattgcattctgaatgtgtGGAACAAGTGGAATGTCCTTctgtaatttagattttttgaaattcgcgatataatacaaattttatggcaaattatttaaaaatttacattttgatatttttgatatttaacagtcctcgatgtaaactttataaatctaatgatatgtacttaaagtgtatgtagctgggaggaaaagccaacgatcatttggaaattttgaccttttgtattgaatttacatatttttttccccaaaaggcctcaaagtttaaggtcttttgggggaaaactacatatcttcaatacgaaaggtcaacatttcaaatgatggacggcttttcctcccggctacatacactttaagtacatatcattagatttataaaagttTATTTCAAGgactgtcaaatgtcaaaaatatcaattttgaataatttgccataaaatttgtattaaatcgtgaatttcaaaaagtcaaaattatttcatatcagaaggacattcctcgtattctgaatgcaattcgacatgtctgatgtgctcttatatcccacaaaaatacctCTGCGTGGAAACGTTGCTAACCGATTTATAACAGGATGAAACTGCACATGGTTAAATGTCGAGACCCAAGTCACAGTTCCagaagagatgatataccacCACCACGGCCATTTGCCTCATCAGTTGGTATAACCgatttactatagaatagttcttatacCATGTTTACTGTATTATTACCCTATATACTgaaactcactaaagctcacaaTGAAAAcctctgcgcatgcatgcattccacgtgatgcgatgacgcaatcagcctaagtcatacacagggaatcgctggccgggccagcgaaaccccCGTGTCTACATGTCGTTGATCTACTGTGTGGCatgcatgcgaggggtccgagcgaggttcgaatcctgggggtaccaagtgacttctttgttcatcatctctcctttttcgtttcttctttcccttccgatagcaaaaaaaaccatgggttgggttagggttagttaacAAGTTGTTCCTGAATATGGATTTAGGCCTTcttaatattttatcatattgataaAATGTGACCAAATGTTTATTTAATATCTTTCAGGGTGTATGGTGAAACGGATGTGCTTACTAAGCATGCCAGGGAATAtactgacctatgtcaattcaggTCATATAGATGATATACCACTTGTGTGAATCGTGACCCTTTTCAGTCGCAATTCCCGGATCCCTGTTAAGCTTTGAAGCTCTTCAAAGAATCCACGGCAAGGCGATGCATGAGCAATACAATACAATTGTACTATTTCTGCATGCAGTCTGTATTAACTCTGGTGATTTTGAACTCTTAAACAAACGATAATGGGTCACGTGATGAATGTAAACCAATCTGCATCTCATCGCGCATTTTAGATTCACCACATGGCATGCCATGGCATCCGTCCCAATTTtcatttagttttaaaatgtaatttttcataCAAGTTTAAGTTGTACGCCGGCCTGCATACAGCACATCGCAGCTTGCTGAGCTGCTGTTCTTACCTGCGGAAAGCAAAATGAACATAAAAGTTGACCCAATCCACCCAGTTTGTGAGGCAGTGGCGCTAAAGCGTGTCTCCCATTGTAACATCAAAATGCCTAGGCAGGACCAGAATCCATCCACTAACAACCTCAACAGAACACAACTGGCCAGGACTACCCACGCGTATCCATGATCGACTGGTGTCTGAGTTGAAGACATCCTTACTGAAGGCTTAGTGGCGACCATCTCAGGATTGTCAACGTTGGTCAAATTATCTGGATGGATAATGAAAGATGTAATAATATAAATACCAGCAGATTCCAGGTATTTTGAGCAGTCCAAGTTGAATGAATCGAGTATACGGACGTGTTGCCTTGATCGACTCCGTTATATAATATCTTATGTCAATAGATCCCAGATAATAGTAGGACCAATGTTCATCATGCATTCTCATAATAcatggtgtcccaaaagtctcgataccattttgaACTGTCATTTCTTTCGCTAGGATTGGCTGAGGGAAAATCTAAATACACATTTGGAAAGAGTAAACTCATGCAATTAtttggataccaaacatgatGCATTTTCCCTCGTTAATAAGATATACATGACAATGAACAATACAACTCAAACGCGACATGTCAATACTGGtaaccaaaaatatgcatttcTCGTTGAGAATTATTAAATCGATTTTTAGACTTCGCTGTTCGTCTTTTTTTCTAGTAaaagtttgaagaaaaatcatATCTTATTCTGTTATGGTATTGTTGATGATGATATTATATTGAAATCATTTCTTCATAAAAATTTCAATCTAACAATGGTTATATATATTCAAATAGAAATTTCAACCCTGACCCTGATCACACTGAAGATGAAGCACCGGCTGATATGTGACAATTCATGTTTAGAATAATATGTCTTGACTTTGGAACACTTGTAAACATAGTAAAGGAAAACAACTTGTTGTTTCCTTAGGTTTGTAATTACAATATGAAGAACGACACTTCAATGTTGACCTCCCTGTCTTTCATCATCCACTGAATTATTAAGAGTTATGTCCTTACAGTCCTGGTGCAGGAATCTTGTGAGGGAGCAGAGAATTGAAGAATGGAATATTACAcaacttcagaagatagcttttaCTGCCTCGATTTCCAAATAAATCAAAGCATAAGTACACATTTCTTGGTGTTGTATATCATCTTGATAGTACGAGATCTTTGCAATTGAATTGAATGGGGAACATTGGTCTAGAAGTTAAGAGGAGGTAGTTGGATACTTGGGATCCGAAGATGTGCTGTAAACTTattgtatagttttgtgtgtAATATGCCCAAATGTATCACCGTAGATTCTTTAATATGTTAGTGGGTGGGtgaatttgtcaaatttggtgtcaaaatactTTAGTATTGCCCGAGTTTCCTCTTGTCAACGATACCTTCACTTTTGTTCAGTCGCATACTGTATATAGACTTATGAACGTTTAAAATGGCATCGAGacatttgggacaccctgtattttgttATTGTCCGATTAGTTCGACCATGATATTGACGACCAAGGACATGATAACCTTAATATTTATCTGTCACTAATACTTCCTGTCATTGTCTTCGAACATGACACATTGAGTAGGCCTATGCCAACGATTCTCAGGCTAAAATGAGTAAAATTATGTAAATATCCAAGGTTGAGGAGTGCACTGTGCCTAGTTCATGGTGTTAATTTATGTGCCTAGTTCATGGTGTTTATAGACCCGTTTTCTTTGAAGGACATCCATATACTTGTTTCAAGCATATTTTTAGTATCTATGTTTCAAGTCTTTGGAGCAAAACTGGCCTCATGTCCAATGACATACATGTAGTTCAATAAAGCTCATGCACAATAAGTGTTCAAAATATTTTACCAAGTAATTTCATGCCAATAAAGGtcatccacgttactcatgtctGACTTCTAcaaaaaggcgctggttcccgtagtattcctcattcaaaccaattcaatgcacgaccttggagttacttgcatgactttggcgggctattttgaaacaggttgcacatgcaggtacttcttttgaaaattctAAACAAGGAATAGCAGTCGCttataggatatgcagcttatagaataaCCTCTTGTTATATATTTGGGACATTGTGCCAATATGTCCTTATAACATTAATAATGTTATATGAAAAATGTTGTCAAGTAAcgtaggggctgtgtaataataattatgtgtacccccggtgtACCCCcgatggtgaattctcaaaatggtctgccaatatCGCTTCCGCCCCTTTCGACCCGGGCTATCAACATGCTTCCCCCTCCTTGACATGCAAAGAATATCTTTGCCCCCGCCCCTCCGCCCCTTTTGACATGCAAAAaaatataccccccccccacattcgacatgccaaaaatccGCCCTAACCTAGACCTGAAATGGTCTAATCTTATGATCAGAGCGCAATTTATCTAGGTGCCAAAAtatatgtaccaaaaattgcttgttatTTTGGTTGTTCATTCGGAGTGTAAATTAACattttttggaaaagaaatgCCCCATATgcaaatctattttttatggaaattttacaataatgcttattaaaaatcaaaacaaacattttgtaacTCCTACTACTTCCTGTTAACTCTACAAGTACATGTACACACTGACCTTCTTCCACTAtatgatttaataataataaataaacacataattttAGACAATGCAATATGAAGGGCAAATCAAAGCTAATCAACATGTTATTACATACAGGGAAGGTAATAGTACAATAACCCTTGGGTAACCATGCCTGACAAACAATTAACAATTATACcgccattcgctacttgcacggttccgccattatgcactatgtgcgggagagcctcgaactggcagcatacatgaatggaattgaactagtcataacgttctgtgtaatgttacataattcttcctttcatgtatgctgccagttcgaggctctccccgcacatagtgcataatggcggaaccgtgcaagtagcgaattggcTGCTCTTATAGATCTagctcaaacatgctcatccgtCAGTACACAGTtcgttaaccccaatatgcttgtacaAGTATAGAATGATCTTTGAGTTTGTTGGGTATAAAAACTCCTACTCTGCAACCCAGTTAGGTGAACATTTGAGCTATAGATGAtctgacctcaatgtttatcaacaaaggcaagggactggtatatcgatatgcttgagcgaactgcataaaTATGGTACACTGTGGCGGGAATTTTTAAACCAAGGGCCCTGAAcgaaatatgatgcgcgcgcatacctccaggcaaaaaacaatgataATTGTGATGATGCTCGCGCATACTGCCACGCATTGACGTCAAAagtaatttatatttatatttttgttgatgatcagtcttgatgatgatgacagtggCGTGCGCACCACATTGATAGTGGGggagggggcaggttgttcagttcccccgaatggagtctgctTTATTTAGTAACTACTAtaaatttcgtaacacattaatttTGTATATGACTGTttcaatttgccgacaatcacatagcttccACTagatttgccgacaatcacatggttttggcGACAACAGTCAactttgccgacaaaattgtgtaggGGGGGTGTCACTCACACCCCATACCCagccccctctagcgacggccctatATATACTACTAAAGTTACACTATATCTCCACGGTGAGTCTTGGATAGATTGGCTTCCAACCTACGAAACGTACCCGCTTCAAAACGGGATTAAAAGGGGGTTATAGGCCTACCCACctgtggcgtagcgtgggtcatcacattggggggaggcaccgaccatgatgggggggggggtctgatgGGGGGGTCGGATGCCGTTTTTCGGGAATTTTgctatgggatttaaaaaaattcagatcgattggggaaccgtgcccccccgtgcccctatgacgctacgccactgatacccACTGAGAGACCAGAGTGAGACTCGACATTTAATAGGTAACATTTTCCACCCTTTCCGTGACCTTTGCATGCTGAAAGAGTTGCAGTTAATACCAAACACCCAGCTCCTATTAAATTTCTgtgtagattctaaaatcagaattgttttatagcatgtttagtattgaagtgagatattaggcctatagttaggccaaataaaaaaataaacatgtttcacgtccactcccgcttccttttttgaggttttctttaattatctttttattttttgaaattcagttttaACTTTTCAACAAATATgtttaggaagtagagatgctttctatagcctggCTAATTATACAAGacacacttttggaaggttttgcgATAGTTTAGGGGGTGTTACCtctcagaaaaacaaataaaaagaggtctTTTCCAGGCACTAATGTAAATGCTAAACAGCTCTAATTGGGTATTTACAcggattttgcgataaaaaaaatagaaatccctcttcctcctttattttacttggccttatgccAGTAAGAACGACTAAGGAGACTCAACCTCACCACAATGgagaagagaagggaaagagGGACATCATCCAAACATACAGAATCATGAATCAAATCGACAGGATCAATCCAGATACCCTTTTCCAGAAAGCGGACTACCAGGGCACCAGTGGACACTCCCAAAAACTGGCCAAATCAAGATCAAGACTAGATAAAAGGAAGTATTTCTACAGTCAAAGAGTGGTGGAAAATTGGAACAAATTGCCTGAAAGTGCTATTCAATCGCCCACACTCCTCTGCTTTAAGCAGGAACTAAGTAAATTGGGTTTTAATGGGCAAAAAAGCCCCCCAAACCCTGCCACACTATTATCATCTCAGAAGAAGGTGAAGGTGTAGCATCTAAGGTATGTCCAAGATATGCTGCATCATATTCATAACtctaatataagcctacgtataggcctactttattctTACTGCCTGCCACTAATtagtaattatataattttttgtaACCATTTACTAGCgtatagccaggatttttgaaccgagggggcacaacttgtaaatgtaccgacggaaatattttttgccgacggaagttgtgatttgttgacccaaatttttttgcatggtttgaaaaagtgaagagcaataataataataataataaaggatTGTAGGCGatataccaacataaaaacacaaaatttttatttaaaattcaatttcattcacaatttttctataattctccccttttttcggtcaccctgggtgaaaaattgtctattgttaacccaattttttttcaccaacaccttccgtctaccgacggccatgacgagagCAGGGGGCACTGGCCCTGgctcccccactggctacgcccaCTGGTATTgatgtaataaacatcagtataatttcgagttcaactgaatgcgttcatcatgattaataacatatttttagtatcaaattcgactatggcatagtctattaaAAACAAAGCAATCAGGAAATAAAATGTTCGGTGTTAGTTtggcaaattattttatttttttacttgctCGAGaattggacccatcaatataccaatttttcaagaaatttagacCCATCAATATATCTATAAACTCAACATTTTCAGCAAATTAAACACAAATTGTCTTGATTTTtacaactcccccccccccaaatttcgGGGATATTTCAAAATGCCTTAGTTTAAAAAAAGTATACAGTAAACAAAGTTAATTATGAAGGGCCTTTGAGTGAGGTCGAGATTCTGAACTCTGTTCACAATGGTCTGTTTGCCATCAGTAAAACTGTCACATCCCCacagaaacaacaacaacaccgtGAAACACCCTTCAGACATATTATGCACGCAAGCACCCCCGCATTTAGGATCAtacaaaatgtgtccatggacAATGGTGCATAGGCTACTATTTAAAACTCACCATCAAAGTGCCCTTTAATAGAGAAGATGCCAGAAGCAAGAGCTCTCCCCAAACACGGATCCTTCAACACACAATTGAACTGAGCTCACAGctcccatttcattttttttacatccCCTTCTGCCCTTCACAGAAACATCGGTTCATAAGAGGGCAACCAACAAAGCGAACGTAGCTGATCCCCTTGCTTCTGATGACAGCTGATGATGACTGGTGAGAAGCTGCAGCTGCAGTACACATGAAAACACACCACACGTTAATCCACAAAAACATCACCACTTTTAAATAATAtggcttaaaaaaaaaattaatgtggcattaaaatttagagtgtttttttatcattttgaccAAGTCAAGCATATAATTTTCCGAAGATATAAAAACAAATCTGAGCACGAGAAGTGCATTTTTGGAGATGCCGATTTTCATCAAAAACTAACGCAAATAATGTTTAAATTTCTTAGATATTTATACTCACAGAATAGTTAGCGACATATAGTCataaattaaattcaaaattttaagctTAAAATAGGTATACAGTCAGCTTTAAGCTTCATCTGTCGCTAGTAAATAAACGAGCCACCACCACGAGTACAAAATGGAAGCTTTATGTACGGAATGGTGTCACTGTCAACCCCGGCGCGGTGTCAACCAGAGTGTCAACAAAGCACGGTGGGTTACACACACTATCGTAAAATGGGAAATAGagatattataattatgataattatcgTGAATTACAGCCGAAAGTGATGACTTAATTCATCAATACAATAATTCCACTGATATACagaaatttatattataatttcgAAATATATTAACTTATATTAATTGAGGATTTCCAAAATAATTATGTCCGTGAAGTTCCCCGGTCAGAGAAAACCTATATGCAATCCCGGGATTCAGTCACATACATGATGCATGCATTTAAGTGTATGGCTTGTcctgggggcacttcaatttgaaatggatataggtgtagggctggcgctttcgcactaaggggcattcggtgagagcaacatgtaaaaaatatggggtcattgggtgagagcatgatttttggcattcggtgagagcaaaatgtaaaaatatggggtcattgggtgagaacatgacctttttttaaatggaatctttgggtgagaaccaaaacagcgccacaaaaacctcgaaaatcgaatttctggTTCTACAttgtaaatggcttcaaatttctttattttttcaaaataagtaacaaaatcagtgataaatgaaagttgctgttcaaattgaacttataagggtctttgggtgacagatcaaatggaaaaataggggtcttcgggtgacagagcgcggagcgagcatgtgttcgtaaaaaatatggggtctttgggtgacagcgatgctgaaaaaggggtcttaacatacgcgtcacctccaaagttggagtgccccccccccgggtggcTTGTATGTAGAGGGGATGTCATATGCGCCAATTTAAATAAGCATACATTATACAGAACATGAATCTACAATATAAATGCCGGCTGGTATAATTATTAGGAGCAATTTTATCGACAAATCGCGAAATCACAATTTCTCTTTATACTATTAAGGGAGCGATCTTATTTacgacggggggggggg from Amphiura filiformis chromosome 5, Afil_fr2py, whole genome shotgun sequence includes these protein-coding regions:
- the LOC140153186 gene encoding monocarboxylate transporter 12-like isoform X2, yielding MHACAEVFIVSFTPVASALSHRLTYRVVVVGAGIIIAVCTFSLSFVTQLWQVYIIMPILGFGLGISFQTSMIYFVYYFDKRYAFANGLASAAGGIGFFVFPPFMETLNTYYGSDGALQLISAIMANICVLGALLRPSNYELNRRTKSSNEKLKLKPPETDFSRLETDYKSEERRFNACWVFLKELADNFDLSLFRRIPFVFQAIINGFLQGGIFCISVYLIPYSASIGISDLNSSFLLSALGVSIFIVRLSPLVGYLVDKKIVSKSMLTGTCYLVNGVATVIIPFTTSYGGLMAMSVVFGMTVGIGGAVIMVICTMAAGSKDKAPGATAWCLLLCGIGSLVTLLLAGFLRDATGSFKPPLTLCGVFTICMGFNCLSYPLQKRWQEKIDNRRELKRASSQCDYTSLPDVSKSSQV
- the LOC140153186 gene encoding monocarboxylate transporter 12-like isoform X1, with amino-acid sequence MVATKPSVRMSSTQTPVDHGYAWVVLASCVLLRLLVDGFWSCLGILMLQWETRFSATASQTGWIGSTFMFILLSAAPVASALSHRLTYRVVVVGAGIIIAVCTFSLSFVTQLWQVYIIMPILGFGLGISFQTSMIYFVYYFDKRYAFANGLASAAGGIGFFVFPPFMETLNTYYGSDGALQLISAIMANICVLGALLRPSNYELNRRTKSSNEKLKLKPPETDFSRLETDYKSEERRFNACWVFLKELADNFDLSLFRRIPFVFQAIINGFLQGGIFCISVYLIPYSASIGISDLNSSFLLSALGVSIFIVRLSPLVGYLVDKKIVSKSMLTGTCYLVNGVATVIIPFTTSYGGLMAMSVVFGMTVGIGGAVIMVICTMAAGSKDKAPGATAWCLLLCGIGSLVTLLLAGFLRDATGSFKPPLTLCGVFTICMGFNCLSYPLQKRWQEKIDNRRELKRASSQCDYTSLPDVSKSSQV